ACAGATACTGCCAGAATCTGAGGTTGCTCTCCCTCTGGTGACAGTTCCCACCTCTGATTTCAGCAAGGATAATGGTGTTATGTGGGCATCATCTCCAGATCGCCTTGAGTTGCCTCCTAGGCCATTTCATCATTCTAACTGCTCTGACTCACCATGTGTCTCAGAATCTGGCTCTGACATATTTAGCAAGCGGGAAGTGATACAGAAACTAAGGCAACACTTAAAACGAAGAGATGATATGATTCTGGAGATGCAGGATCAGATTATGGAACTGCAGAATTCACTGAATGCTCAGGTGACACACTCAACTCACCTACAATCACAACTGGATGCTGCAAATAGAGACTTGTTCGACTCTCAGAGAGAAATCCAAAGGCTGAGGAAGGCAATTGCAGATCACTGTGTAGGACATGGTGGCACAAATAAGATGACATCAATCGATACAGCTTGGCCATCAGACAAAAGAAATGGCCATGCTAATGGGTATCTTGATGGGGAGAGAAACTCAGACTCCCCTGAGAAGGGAAGGGGGGATGGGGAGAGAATTGAGATGCTGAAGAGAGAAGTAGGAGAACTAAAAGAGGTGATAGAAGGGAAAGAGTATTTGCTGCAGAGCTACAAGGAGCAGAAGCTGGAGCTTTCCATGAAGATCAAGGAGTTGCATCAGAGATTGGATTCCCAGCTCCCCAACATTTTGTAGGTACTATTTAAGATAATACGCATTCTTGCTTTGTTTTCCCCTGTTTCTTCCTTCAATTTGAGGTTAAAGAAAATGCCTTTTTTCCCTCCTTTCTTTCCTAGTGTCGTTGGCTTTAAGTATAATGTTGGATGATACGTTCTTTGCCTGTGCATCTGTATGTATGAGAATGAGATATGAGTGAGAGAAAGAAGAGGGAAAAGCAAAGTAGGCACCACTATATtggtttgttatttatttttcccttgCTTTGCGAGTGTCTTTCTTCCTGTAGAAATTAGAAACCAAGTTTTCTGAGTGTTAGGACCGTTTTTTTTTGGCACAAAGTCAATTGCATCTAGGAAAAGGGTTGTAAATATTGTGTGATTCTGATGCTAGACTTGTTTGATATGTTCTTTTAAGGTTGGTTGCATGAGCCATATGAACTAAGTTCTGGGTTCATagtctttttgtttgttttttggtCTTTTTAAGTAACGCATAACAGGAGCTATACCTATGGCATTGGCATCCATGAAAATTTAATGGAGAGACAATTACgtttttgttgaaaaaatataaatatttaaagaaaataatgtaGCAAAAAAGATATAGGCAAATGCAACTCAGCAAAGAATGCTCAAATtctagaaaatgaaaaagaaaaatattcaattttcagCAGACATGTTCTGAGAGAGAGAAAAGTTAGGAgggaacagaaaaagaaaagaaacaaaaagaaaaagagctaaaataaagaaaaaagagaggaaatgaTTTGGTGGTAATTAGACAGAATCGATGTCTAACTTTGACTagtgatattttctttttgtataaaCTTCGGAATTCGGATCAGTCATTCATTTAACATGGGCGAATTTACAAAGAtcatttaaaaggttaaatgGAAGCCAGCAGCAGCTCACCAAAGCAAATGCTTTTGCTTGTCTATGTGcctaaataaatacaataaaaacaCAACGTAATGAAAATGTCCATCTATGCCTATCACTACgtgttttactttttcttttacaaattaggtTAACAAAAAATCGATTAAGAAAAGGAGATGCCAAAATGCCAACTAAGCACCACCATCCATGACCTATCTACTGTTCAAATCAAACTCCCCGACTTCACGCCATTCGTTCTGCACACTTGTATCTCCGTTTTCAGTCTCTTCATCATTCAAGAAATCTTCCGAAGGCTCCTTTTCATCCCGAGGTGCATTGTTCCCCCAGCCGTTCATCATCTCATCAGGGTTTAAACCCTGTGACTGTTCTCCAATGTCATGACCATGAGATCCAAGCGCATTTGCTCTTATAGGTCCTTGGGCCATTATTTCAGCATGAGCTTGCTCTGCCTGAACCATTGCTGCCATTCGCAACTTAGCCTCATGAGCCTCCCGACCAGCCTTCGCCCTTGATTCTATTTCTGCTCTCAACTCAAGCATGGCTCTCTTCTCTTCCTGGAGAAGAGCCTGCTCAACCATCAACCTTTCCTCAGATCGAAATTCCCCTGCGGCTCGTTTGCGAGATATTATGTTGAAGGCAAGTGCCTGTTTCTCGAACGTCGCTGTGAACTCGGCGACTTTGGCAGCAATGTTGTGATCCCACTGCTGGGACCGAGATGGCATCTGGCCCGTTGTGTCAGAATCAAGAATTCTGTCATCCTCCTCTGCTTCATAGTCTGCTACAACATGGTAAGGTAGTAACCTACACGTTTTCATGAAATACACTTCAAAGAACATAAAGCACGAAAAAACTATTTAATCCCAGATGTCGTCGTGTAAATTCTTCAAGCATGAAGGGAGAGAGAACTcaaattactactattttatcTAGACCTGGCAATACATGACACAGATACATGAATGTCTCAACTCCATTTAACATGAATTATTAATACCACAattcatacaaatataaaatacctTAAAACACGATTATGACACAGTAAAATACACTATAAAGGTCTATTACCCTCCATGGGATGAAGTGATTCATGTGAAAAGCAAACAAATCTCGCCTTCCTATCCCTAACCATGTTCCCTATCTTCCAAATACGGTTTGCAAAATACCCTCAAACTTCGAATGAATGAGCTTCCATATTATTATTTCGCAAATATTCAACCAGGGTTTACAAATTGGTATTTTGCACcatcaaaagaataaatttactattatttattattaccaGGATAATTCAAAAACTCCATTGTAGCTATATATGACAGACATGCTAGTTTTTCATTCATTGTATGCCAAAAGGATTTTATTTTCCTAGAAGGATGGCCACTCtctatttccattttttttcacttcTCCATGTTATGTTTGAAGGAAATTAGGCCATAAAACTTGAGACATAAAAAGGAATACTCAAGACAGAGATACTTCGAATCATATAACCAATGCCATCCAAAGGTCAAAGTTAAATAGCTGGCTAATGTATTATCCTCAGGTCATGTAAACCCGTCCTCACATAAGTTATGATAGATAGTAACTACTTTCTTCAGTCCATACACCTCTATATCTATAaactgaaaaggaaaaaaaaaaaagggattatAGCCAAGAAAAAAAGGAGGGAAAAGGATTCAGCAGGAGGGACAAGCAGAATTAGTTTAAATTGCatgcatgtatatgtatttcCACATGTTCTCGTTGTCACAAGAAGCAAGACACTAAACAAATATTCAGTCACAAGAAATTCTGGAAGCCTCGATACTTAACTGAGAAAATGCAAAGTGAAGTCCAAAAAATGGGTGAAACATCTTGGGTAAGATGATAGCAGCATATGAAAGCTGTACAAACACTAGTTAGGACACTAAGATATCATTTAATCACTCTGTGAACTCCATTTTTTTATGCAAATAAACATGCAACATGTGAATGTTAGCTGCTGATGCGTGATTTTTGACAACTCAGCTCAATGCAATCAGGAAGATACAATTCTTGTGAAAATAATTTCATGTAACTTTGAATGTTAaaagaatttctttttttttttcgttcaCTTTGTTCACATGAAACAGATGATAAAGCTGACCAGAACGAAACTGTCTAGTGGAACGGGTTCCTAACAGATGGAGTATACCTCCAAATATGAACATCTTATCTCCTATTTGCTAGGAAACCATGCAAAAGTTAATTTACCAAGTATTTTCCAGACAAATGTAGATAAATCCCATAATTCTTCCCACCAAATTGCCATGTGTCACAATGCATCAGCAATTTTTCAGTCTTATGCATATAAATCCCAATAAATTATAGTCTTTTATATGTCCTCAACCTTGGATGAACTAGACAAGAGAAAGATAACGAAGAAGCAATTACATGAAACAAATCAACATTATCTCCCACATAGTTACTGGAAATCTCATTTACAATTGTATCCCACCAGCGAGAAAGCATCAAAATATCTGACATAACCTGTTCCTAAAACTTTATAAATGGCTCCATCATGTTACCATTACTGAGAAACTTATGGCAGTCACTAATATTCAGACCCTAATTTCTGTAGCAGATAAATCAATATACAATCTTTACATTATAAAACTGCCCAAATTTGCACATCAAACAGCAGGAATACAACCTTCGACTAGAAAATAGCAACAAGAAGTACTTAAGAgttaattttccaaaaactGCACATGCTAGTCaaaattcaataacataataaaaagaatCCATTATTTCAAACCATCAtattttcatcctttttttttttctaaagtttGAACTCCCACCTTTTCACCTTTACTTAACAACAAAACAGAAAGGAAGAAATTTCTATTATATGGTGTCCaacaattatcatttttttggCCATTTCCACACCAACCAAtacataaaaaaggaaaatttaaagaaccAACAAAACCCAGAATTCCATTTCCTAAAAAGTTAGAGAATTAGCAGACAAACCTTTCACAGGCATCTTCAAGGGAAGAAAAGGGTCGTTTAAAATCAGGGTGACAAACACGCAAGGCATCCTGATAAGCCATCC
The nucleotide sequence above comes from Gossypium raimondii isolate GPD5lz chromosome 13, ASM2569854v1, whole genome shotgun sequence. Encoded proteins:
- the LOC105782785 gene encoding uncharacterized protein LOC105782785, whose amino-acid sequence is MEEDKSMSPQQRLQQQQQQQQFLLHQQKQQQQQQQMLLLQQLQKQAQHHQQQQQAISRFPSNIDAHLRTTPGVLPNRAINIHPNPNSTPNPNPNPNPNPNSTPNSQQQQQPPQSQQQQQQRQQQQQQKQMRPLNQAELRMAYQDALRVCHPDFKRPFSSLEDACERLLPYHVVADYEAEEDDRILDSDTTGQMPSRSQQWDHNIAAKVAEFTATFEKQALAFNIISRKRAAGEFRSEERLMVEQALLQEEKRAMLELRAEIESRAKAGREAHEAKLRMAAMVQAEQAHAEIMAQGPIRANALGSHGHDIGEQSQGLNPDEMMNGWGNNAPRDEKEPSEDFLNDEETENGDTSVQNEWREVGEFDLNSR
- the LOC105782786 gene encoding uncharacterized protein LOC105782786 isoform X2, with the translated sequence MSRVSRGQKSKNFQGEGPNWILIAGGALLSTLSVRLGYKLKQALDIKQQDNATASLKGNGTSDRRRSSGCRLHSNMYAFTEEDDGCLNCMSGAENIEKHPPNGQILPESEVALPLVTVPTSDFSKDNGVMWASSPDRLELPPRPFHHSNCSDSPCVSESGSDIFSKREVIQKLRQHLKRRDDMILEMQDQIMELQNSLNAQVTHSTHLQSQLDAANRDLFDSQREIQRLRKAIADHCVGHGGTNKMTSIDTAWPSDKRNGHANGYLDGERNSDSPEKGRGDGERIEMLKREVGELKEVIEGKEYLLQSYKEQKLELSMKIKELHQRLDSQLPNIL
- the LOC105782786 gene encoding uncharacterized protein LOC105782786 isoform X1 is translated as MNTRNSRVSRGQKSKNFQGEGPNWILIAGGALLSTLSVRLGYKLKQALDIKQQDNATASLKGNGTSDRRRSSGCRLHSNMYAFTEEDDGCLNCMSGAENIEKHPPNGQILPESEVALPLVTVPTSDFSKDNGVMWASSPDRLELPPRPFHHSNCSDSPCVSESGSDIFSKREVIQKLRQHLKRRDDMILEMQDQIMELQNSLNAQVTHSTHLQSQLDAANRDLFDSQREIQRLRKAIADHCVGHGGTNKMTSIDTAWPSDKRNGHANGYLDGERNSDSPEKGRGDGERIEMLKREVGELKEVIEGKEYLLQSYKEQKLELSMKIKELHQRLDSQLPNIL